DNA from Tripterygium wilfordii isolate XIE 37 chromosome 15, ASM1340144v1, whole genome shotgun sequence:
atagaTGACACAGAATCAAATTTGTGAAACTCTAGCAGTGATGATCCACGAAACTTCACGGATTCAACTCTATCATAATAGAGTCACGgatgagcatatatatatatacaaaaaaccCTACCAAAAACAACCCAAGAAGAAAACACCTGTTGGGTAAACCCGGAAATCAACATGGGTTCATCAAAGGTTACTGCCATGTTCTTCATctacatgtttttgatgctaATTTCATTGCCACCTATTTATGCTTGTGGTTCTTACACTCAACCACGTACACCCACCACCACCCTTCGTCCCACCCGAAACCACCACACCACACCCTCCTCCAGTGACAATACCACCTCCTTCTACAACCTACCCCCACCTTTCACTCCAGGCCCTCCTTCCGGAGGTGGTggcggtggaggaggaggaagtgTACCAGGGCTTCCTCCACCTACTAGTCCAAGTCCAATTGATCGATGCACTAAAGCTTGGAGCTTGTGTTGATTTGCTTGGAGGGTTGGTGCATATAATTGGGATTGGAGATCCAGTTAAGAATGTTTGTTGTCCAGTGATTCAAGGGTTGCTTGAGCTTGAAGCAGCTATTTGCCTTTGCACTGCTTTGAGGATTAAGTTGCTTAATTAACCTTAATATATTCATTCCTCTTGCGCTTCAAGTCTTGATTACTTGTGAAAAGAATCCTCCTAATTTTGTATGCCTTCCTCTTTGCATAATCCATATGTGTGCTTCATTGATGTGTTAGTTTAAGTAGAGACTGCTAAGTTAATTTGATGGTGTGTTAGGGTTTTGCTAAGTTAATTATTGTACATGTTGTATACTCGTTTATTTCGGTGGCATATAATGAAGAATCAAATTTAATGTTAAGGGTTCATTTTTAAAGTTACATGTGCGATCGATTTTTCATCATCTTATCCTTCGAGCCTTTATCTTAAAAGTTTGGGGTCAATTACGTGAGTTTATGATAAAATCAACGAGAATCTATCACGTGTATTCATTTGTCATTTATTTCTATTTAGAATCATAATTTCATAATCTTCTATCTATTGAATCTATATTTAGTCGTACTACTTCAAACCATGTCTTATTAGATTTTCCTCCTCACTTACTACGAGAAAATTATAGTCATGCAAGGTTATGGGTATACAATGAGTTCAAGAAATGGAACATATAATTTACTAGAAAAGATGAAAGAGGCACATGCTAGTGACTCTAAGAAGGTTCCAGAAGATCCAAATATTTAACAATTCATTGACTGTCAAATTATGTTCTAATATGCAATAATTAAATATGATTCTCCTCACATATATGCACAAACATTCCAAGGTAACAGAAATTCTTCcatttttaattctttttggAATCTCAACAATTCGTTAAAAGTGAGTAATTAATAAGACAGACATGCTACAAATTAAGATCAAATTTCTATTATCCCATGTAGTTGTTAGGGTTTTAtcttatatttaattttgattttgtaaGTCTCTGGTGGGGAGTAAttcacttccttttttctgTTCTCTGCTAAGGCTTTGGGTATGTTAGGGCTTTGGATGATGTGGGTCTTTCTCCTTGGATGACTTAGAGCTCTCCTCTTGTGGGCCGATTGTTGTTCATTTTGGCTTTTTTCTTGAGGGGCATACCCTTGTATTTTGTATTGcatcttttaattaattaaactaatctcaatttatcaaaaaaataataaaatcacaTGTAGTTGTTGAAATTTTATGCATTATATACCAACTCATTGGGGCTAGTGGAATACAAAATATTGCAGGAACTAATTTGAGATTAATCAGGGTATGACAGAATTAGAGATCtaataattattatataattatttcCTTGCATAGATCATGACTTTGTTTGTGTTAGATGGCTCACGGGAGACTGGGAGAGTGATTAGCAGGGACCACCTAGTAAAAAATCTGGTAAATCTAAGTTAGATGGGAGATTAAGGGAAATTAGATTAATAATTAGTATAATAATACAATATAGATGCCACTTGCTTAAGCTGAAACTTGAAAATGACGAAATGAAACTTCTTTGTTTACCAAGTTCGCAGTCACGGACTGGATTACTGTTTCGAGGTAGTTATGCACCgttgaaacttgaaaatgaCGAAATGAAATGatggggactatttgcactACTGAattaactaagtacaccccaaaaactcaaaaaaatcaaTCTAATAACACCCCTAATGACCCTACCATTTTGAGCCCTAAAATCATACTGTTCTTCTTCCCTGGAGACCCAAGAAATTTTGACGGAGACAAATGGTCACCTTCGCGCCACCAAATCCACTCTCCGCTCTGTCTCAGCCCGTAGAATTTATAACTTTTGCATATATCTCTTGTGTGAGAGAGTGCAAATGGAAATTTGAAGTTCATAGGGGAGAATCTGAATGTGGAGTTCTGTTTACAACAAGGACTTCTCCTGaattttgaggaagaagaacCACATTTACCCAGAACCAAGCTTAGAAGACAAAATACCGTTCCTTCAGATGCTTCAAAGTGTTGAACACCCACAATTTGTTCCTCTTAAAGAACCAAACTTTCAGACACTGTTGAGGCTCCAACACCTGAAGAAGCCATGGGAGATGAACACCTACATGCCTGCAATGGAAACCCCGATGCAAACACCTCATTCGTGCCGGCAGAGGAAAGCAAGAAAAGTAGGAACAGGTGGGGTGCTGATAGTGATTTTTCAGAAAACCTTAGAAAGGGGTGCAgtaataaattttatattttctattggggtttatttagaatggggtTTAGTTAGTCAAGTacggggtgcaaatagtcctcatcaaTGAAAGTGATTAGTGATAAACTATCAAGAGTAAACTTTAACAACGGGTTGTTAGTTGAGATTGAGAACTTCACCAAGCTAACTCTTAGCAAAACAGGAGCTCGTGAGTTCAAGTTTCATGGATATGCGAATGTCATCCCGGGATTTACCAGCCAGTTGTCAGTGATTATAATATAATGCCTTGtcaaaattttctctctttagAATTATTCTTTAATTTATTGATCGACATTGAAGGTTGCTCCAAAATGAAGACATATTAGGGTTAGCTACTATATTTTGAACAAAGCTTTAAAATAGTAAAACGAGGAATTTTTCACTaagcaaattaaagaaaagagacTTATTATTGTCACTCTTACACTCAAATAAGAATAATAAAGAGGGGGAACTATAAGCAGTCACCCTTTACATCACATGAGTAATTTAGCAACAAACTTGAAATAAACAcacaattaatatatatgtatatataattaaggGCACTGGAAGCCTTGTGGAACCTTCTTTCCACAGTAATTAACAAGCAAGCTCAATGAAAGTGGGATATTAAGGTTGATGCCCAAAACACTAGCTTTGATGGAAATGCAAAGGCAAACAGCTGCTTCAAGATCAACAAGGTTTCCGATAAGGCTGCAGCATGGAGTCTTTGGAGGTGTACCAATGGTGATGTTAAGCAATGGACCAAGAACATCAACACACACACCTAGCTTAAGTGCATCAATAGGGCATTTACCAGAGGAAGACAGCCCTGGGCTGGGCTTCAGTGTTCGCTTGGGCTTTGTGTTGGGGGAAGGACAAGTGCCACATGAGGCAACAAGGGTGAAAAAGAGAAGGTTGAATGCTAGAAAAAGAGCTAGTGATGCTGAGCACTTGGAAGCCATCTCTCTCTCAAACCGTAATTTGCTTGTTTGAAGAGTAGTAATGTTTGTGAGGATGGAGTCGTAATGGAGAGATGGGTGGGGTTTTATAGGGTTCAAGGAGGGTCAGTCGGTTGGGGCAGGTGCTAATATTAGAcccaagttaaaaaaaaaaaaaaatgcatgggGTTCTTTGGGATCATAATTATCTGACAAACACGAAGACTTTTACAGTTATGATAGCGAATTCAAGTGGTTGATATCCTAACTGTTGAGTCGTACTTACATAATTTCATGTGCGTCAAGTGAGATATATAGGGCTTACGAATTTACTTGAATCTTGTGCATCTAATTCAGtagttgagataactgagatatcaattATTGAGACTCGCAAATTCGTATGTTCCCGTGCATCTACGTAGCTAAGATCAACAGCTCTTGCGTCCACAGGATTGGATTGATTAATATGTTTACATTTAATATCTTATAAGGATTAAATTGATATTTTATGACAAGAATCTAAATCCGAGTAGTTATCACAACGATCAAATTAGTGATAAGAAGATCGAGAGTTCCATAATCTCTTGGCCATTTTGTATTGGATGTTAT
Protein-coding regions in this window:
- the LOC119979951 gene encoding 14 kDa proline-rich protein DC2.15-like, whose protein sequence is MASKCSASLALFLAFNLLFFTLVASCGTCPSPNTKPKRTLKPSPGLSSSGKCPIDALKLGVCVDVLGPLLNITIGTPPKTPCCSLIGNLVDLEAAVCLCISIKASVLGINLNIPLSLSLLVNYCGKKVPQGFQCP